The Shinella zoogloeoides genome contains the following window.
GCGGCGCGCTTATATCGAAGGTGCTGCCGGGCAGCCCGGCGGAGAAGGCGGGCATGAAGCCGGGCCAGATCGTCACCGCCGTCAACGGCATTGCCGTCGAGCATCCCGATGCGCTCGGCTATCGCCTCACCACGGTCGGCATCGGCGGTACGGCGCGAATCACGGTCATCGCCGAAGGCAAGGAGAAGGAACTGACGCTTTCCCTCGACCGCGCGCCCGAAACGACACCGCGCGACGAACGGCTGATCGAGGGCCGCAATCCCTTTTCCGGCGCGGTGGTCGCCAATCTCTCGCCGCGCGTCGCCGAGGAGCTGCGCATGCCGACCAACGGCACGACGAGCGGCGTTGTGGTGACCGAGGTCAATCGCGGTTCCCCTGCCGCCCGCATCGGTCTCCAGCCGCGCGATATTTTCATCGAGCTGAACGGCACGGCGGTCACCTCAACCGAAACGCTCGCCGCACTCGTGGGCGAAGACCCGTCCATCTGGCGCGTCGAGATCGAGCGTGACGGCCAGCGCATCCGCCAGTTCTTCCGATGAGCGACCTTTTCGCCCCGCGTGAACCGGAGGGCATGGCGGCGAAGCGGCCTCTGGCCGACCGCCTGCGCCCCCGCACGCTGGGCGAGGTCTCCGGTCAGGCGCACCTGACCGGGCCGGACGGCGTGCTTTCGCGCATGATCGAGGCCGGCTCGCTCGGCTCGATGATCTTCTGGGGACCGCCCGGCACCGGCAAGACGACCGTCGCACGGCTGCTCTCCGGGGAGACAGGACTGGCTTTCGAGCAGATTTCCGCGATCTTCTCCGGCGTCGCCGATCTGAAGAAGGTTTTCGAAGCCGCCCGCCAGCGCCGCATGGGCGGTCGCCAGACATTGCTCTTCGTCGACGAGATCCATCGCTTCAACCGCGCCCAGCAGGACAGTTTCCTGCCCGTCATGGAGGACGGGACCATCGTGCTCGTCGGCGCCACGACGGAAAATCCATCCTTTGAGCTGAATGCCGCTCTTCTTTCCCGCGCCCGTGTGCTGACCTTCAAGCCGCATGACGAGGAGAGCCTGGAGGAGCTTCTGAAACGCGCGGAGGCTGTCGAGGAGAAGCCTCTTCCGCTCGACGAGGAGGCGCGCGCCTCGCTGCTGCGCATGGCCGATGGCGACGGGCGGGCGGTGCTGACGCTGGCCGAGGAAGTGTGGCGGGCGGCGCGCGCCGGCGAAACCTTCGGGCAGGACGATCTCTTCCGTATCGTGCAGCGCCGCGCGCCGGTCTACGACAAGTCGCAGGACGGGCATTACAATCTCATCTCCGCCCTGCACAAGGCGGTGCGCGGTTCCGATCCCGATGCCGCGCTCTACTATCTCACCCGCATGCTGGATGCTGGCGAGGACCCGCTGTTCCTGTGCCGCCGCATGGTGCGCATGGCGGTCGAGGATATCGGCCTTGCCGATCCGCAGGCGCTGGTCGTCTGCAACGCGGCCAAGGATGCCTACGACTTCCTCGGCTCGCCGGAAGGGGAACTGGCGCTGGCGCAGGCCTGCGTCTATATCGCGACCGCTCCGAAATCCAACGCCGTCTACACGGCCTATAAATCCGCCATGCGCGCGGCCAAGGAGAATGGCTCGCTTCTGCCGCCGAAGCACATCCTCAACGCGCCGACCAAGCTGATGAAGGGCGAGGGCTATGGGGACGGCTATCGCTACGACCACGACGAGCCGGATGCCTTTTCCGGCCAGGATTATTTCCCGGAAAAGATGGGCCGGCGCACCTTCTACGATCCGCCGGAGCGGGGTTTCGAACGGGAGCTGCGCAAGCGGCTGGAATGGTGGGCGAAGCTGCGGCGGGAACGCGGCTGAGGTCAGGCGGCGCCGAAGCGCGGGGCGGGCTTCTGCGGGGCCTGCGGCACCATCTTGATCGAGGATTCCGCCTTGCCGACATGACCCTCCATATCCACCACCACATGCCAGTGGCCGCTTTGCGGGATCTGCAGCCGGATCGGCGATTGCTTGGCAACGCCGCCAAGGAACTTGTGCTGGCGCGCATTCTTGAAGAGGTCGAAATTGGCATGGGTCATCAGCCGCACATTGGCGATGGCCGAAAGCGTGATCTCGATCACCGTGCCGCTGCGCTGCATGTCGAGATCGTAGTGCGTGTAGGAAAAGTTGTGCGCCATGAACCGTCCGGACTATCTGGTGTTTCGCTAATATGATGGCATGGACCGGTTAACGTTCCCTTCCTTCGTCACTAGAAATAGCTGTATTCTTTCAATGCTTTGCCGGGAAAAGCGGATTCGATCCGGCAGCGACTTGATTCATTGTCCGAGATTGGCGCGGCTGCGCCGGTCAGAGCGATTGCGTCCAGGTCCGCACGGTTTTCGCCATGGTGGCGAGGTGGTCGGCGGCGGAAAAGCCGGAAATGCTCTTGCGCGGCTTCAGGTCGTGGTCGCCGTCTTCCAGCCAGAGGAAACGGATGCGTTCCGGCAGGCCGTAGCCCGGCACCTCCTCGCGGGTGCCGAAGGGGTCGCGCGTGCCCTGGCAGATCAGGGCCGGCACCGACAGCGTCATCAGATGCGCGGTGCGAAGCTGCGCCGGCTTTTCCGGCGGATGGAACGGATAGCCGAGGCACAGGAGGCCGGCGACACAGCCTTCCGCATGAAGCGCGTCGGCAACCATGCTGGCGACGCGCCCGCCCATGGACTTGCCGCCGATGACGAGCTTGCCGCTCGCTCCAAGGCCGGCGACGGCCGCGCGGAATTCCGGGTTCAGCGTCTCGGCCTTCGGCGGCGGTCGGCGGCTGCCGTCCGCGCGCCGTGCGGCCATGTAGGCGAATTCGAAGCGGGCGACGCGCAGGCCTTCGCCGGCAAGCGCGGCGGCTGCGGCGTTCATGGCGGGCGAATCCATCGGCGCGCCGCTGCCATGGGCAAGCAGCAGGGTGACGGGGGCATCCTGCGGGCCGGTAAAGAGGAAGGGTGGGGTCATGCCTGCCCTGTTTCAGTCGTCGTTGACGTCGCCCGGCGCAATCGGGTCGCTGGCGGGAAAGGTTTCCTTCAAGGCCTGATCGAGATAGGCGTCCTGCTCAGCCTTGGGGCTTTTCTCTTTCCTGCTGGCCCGTTCCTTTTCCAGCGAGGCCTTCGGGCTGTTCTTGTCCGTCGCCATCGTCATCTCCCTTTGTCGTTCCCATTCAATATAGGACGCTTTTCCGTGGAGGCGAGGGCTTTACGTCTGGGGCAGCGAGAGTTCGGCGATGACCGGTAGGTGGTTCGACCCGAAATAGGGGCCGACACGGCGTTCGTGCAGCAGGATATCGGGAGAGACCGCGATATGGTCGATCGATGCGCCGATATACGCGATGGTGTCGAGCCGCATCGAGAAGCGGGTGACCGGCTGCAACCAGCCGCCCGCCGTGGAGGTAAGGCCCGCCTGCTTGAGGAAGCCGCGGAAGAAGGGCGACCATGTCGGCGTGTTCCAGTCGCCCGCGACGATGACCGGCGCCTTCTGGAGATCGCCCTTGATCGCATCGGCGGCGGCAGCCAGATAGGCGTTGCGGTCGCGCCATTGCCAGAGCCGGCGCGGCGTTTCCGGATGAAAAGCATAGAGGAAGAGCGGACGCCCGTTGAGGTCGAGTTCGAGCCGGAGCGGGTGCTTGTGGGCATATTTCTCGGTGAAGGCGCGTTGCAGCGCGCTTTCCGCGCGGATGGGGAGGGTTGAGAACACTTTCAGGTTCTCTTGCTCGCGGCTCTGCGTGCTGCTTTCAAAGGGGTAGAGTCCGGATGCGGAAATCGCCTGCGCCCAGGCAGCCGTGGTCTCCTGCAAGACGACGATATCGGGCTTTTCCCGGCGCAGCAGGTCGATGAAGACAGCGAGGTCTTCCACATTTTCCACGAAGAGATTGGCCGTGAGCACCTTCAGGCCGGTTCCCGCCGTGGCGGGGCGGGCGGTCGGCACGTCGAAGGCCGGAATAGTCGCGATGGCGAGGCCGGCAAGGGCGATCACGATGGCCTTCATGCGCCGCGTCACCAGTGCCGCAAGCACCAGGAAAATGCCCGCCGCCCCCACATAGGGCCAGGCGAAGGTGAGAAGATCGACCAGCCAGAACCGGTCGGCGGCCAGCACGACGATGCTGACGGCGAAGAGATAGGCGATGACGCCCGGCAGGACGAGGACGCGATAGGCGAGGTCGAGCGGTCCCCGGCGGCGGTCTGTCGGCATCGACTGTTCCTTCTGCTGTGCGGGAATGCGGGCCGGATCGATTCCCGTAGCGGGAGACCTGCATGTACCGCGCACATGCCGATGCTGCAATGACGGTGGAAAGCGGAAGTGCCGGGGCTACCTGTTCAGAGCGCGTCCAGATTGATGCCGACGGTGATTGCCCCGATCACCGCGCCCGTGTTCGGGTCGCGGATGGGAAGGCTTGCCTGCGACTGCATGAGTTGGGTCGATTCGTCCCGCCCCGCGTCCTCGATATAGAGGACGCTGCCGCCGAAACTCTTCTGCCATTTCGCCTCGTCGCCCTGCCAGTAGTCGGAGGTGATATCGCTCTGGCCGACATTGAGGCCGCGATTGTCCATGACGAAGATTTCGGTGATCACGCCCTCGGCCGCGCGCTGCCGGCCCTTGAGGTAGAGCGAGAGGGGATTGGAAAGCTGGGCCTCGATCATCGGGCGCGTCGTGCTGGAAAGCTCCGCCCGCCAGCGTGCGTCGAGCATCTCGATGCCGGCCTTGCCGAGCCTGGCATGGGCGCCGTTCTGCGCAAGGATCGCATTGATGATTGCCGGCTCGTCCAGCCAGGGGCGGACATTGGCCTCGATATAGTCCGCGACGGCCGCGGTGCGGATATCCGTCTCGGCCCCGGCGGGACCGAAGAGAAGGACGGTGGCGATGAGGATCGCCGGAAATATCCGCCTTCTATGCTGCATGAATGCCTGTCCTCCCCGGCAACGCCGATGCGCGGATAAGGAGTATCTTTTAGACGGATTGCGGAAAGATTAAGCCGGCGGATGCGGTTCCCGCGTCCACCGGCCTTTAATGATCATCAAATCAGCGCGTTGCCGCGTGGCCTTGAATCGTTTTCGAGCTTTCGCCGCTCAGCTACGCGGGCCTTTGGCGATCGGTTCCTGATAGGTGAAGCCCATGTCCCAGGGGAAATAGATCCAGGTGTCCTGGCTGACCTCTGTCACGAAGGTATCGACCAGCGGGCGGCCCTTCGGCTTGGCGTAGACGGCGGCGAAATGCGCCTTCGGCAGCATGGCGCGCACCTGCGCGGCCGTCTTGCCGGTGTCCGTGAGGTCATCGACGATGAGGATGCCTTCGCCACCGTGCTGGGTGAGTTCCGGCGAGATGCCCTTCAGGACATGCATATCGCCCTGCGAGACATAGTCGTGGTACGAGGCGACGCAGACCGTCTCGATCAGACGGATGTTGAGTTCGCGCGAGATGACGGCGGCCGGCACGAGGCCGCCGCGGGTGATGCAGACGATCGCCTTCCATTCGCGGTCGCCATCCGCCAGCCGCCAGGCGAGCGCCCGTGCGTCGCGGTGGAACTGGTCCCAGGATACGGGGAAGGCTTTGTCGGGCAGCGACATGACGGGCTCCTGATAGGCGGAAAAAGAAGATTCCTCCTCTCTACTGCAAGTCGCCGGTCAAGGAAATCGCCGCCCGGCCACAGAAACCGGGCGATCCACAGGCAAGTCCGCTTCAGCGCGACATCAGCACCGGCACGCGCGCGCCGCGCATCATGGCGCTGGTGACGCCGCCGAAGAGGCGCTGGCGCAGCCGCGAGTGGCTGTAGGCGCCCATGACGATGAGGCCCGCGTCGATCTCCGTCGCGCGACGGTTCAGCGTCTCGGCGACCGAATGGCCGCCGGTGGCCCCGGATGTGACCGTGGTGTTCACGCCATGGCGGGCGAGCGCCGCCGCAAGCTCGGCCCCGCTGAAATCGCGCGACTGCATCGCGGTTTCCGGCGGATCGACGGCGAAGACCTCGACATCCTTCGCGGCGGTCAGGAACGGCAGGGCGTCGAAGACGGCGCGCGCCGCCTCGCGCGAGCCGTTCCAGGCGACGAGGACGCGGTCGACCGGCTCGGGGCCTGCGGGCGCATTGGAGACGAGATAGACGGGCCGGCCGCTCTCGTAGAGCAGGTCCTCGATGTCCTCCCGCGCCGGGCCGTCGAGGTCCGGGTCGAACTGGCCGGCAAGGACGATATCCGCGCCGCGCGCGCTGTCGATGACGCCGGCTGATGCATAGCCGGCTGTGCCGGTGAAGAGCCGCCATTCATAGGAAATGTCGTCGCGTGCGCAGCGCGAGCGGAATGCCTGCTCGACCTCCCGCGATTGCTGCTGGGCGCGCTCCTGCAGTTCGAGAACGGCATTCGGATCAGGATATTCCATGGGGGCGATAAGCGTGACCACGACCGGGGATTCCGCATGGATGCCGATGACATGGCCGCCGGTCCGGCGCGCCAGGGCGAGCGCGTGATCGGTTACCTTGCCGGCGTCTTCGGCGGCGCTCAGTACCGCCACGATGGTCTTGTAGGTCATTTGGGCCTCCTGTCGGGTTCACACGAAACCTGCGCCCGCCGCGCCGCCTGGACCTTGATCCGGATCAAGACGCGGCCTTGGCTGCGGCGATTTCGGCGATCATCGCCAGTATATCACGTTCGGCCGCTTCCGCCGGAGCTTCTTCGCGGCTGCGGATGACGATTTCCGTCGAGAAGCGGTTCTCCGAAAAGCGCGGATAGGAGCCGATGCTGGTCTCGGGGTGATTCTTCTGGATCGCGGCGAGCGCGCTGCCGATATCGCCTTCGCCGAAGGGCGAGGCGACGGAGCGCGACAGCATCGGCTTGCCGCCTTCGAGCTTCGGTACGACGGTGCCGAGCATGGCGGTGAAGACCTGCGGCACGCCGGCCATCACATAGACATTGCCGATATGGAAGCCCGGCGCCGTGGAGACGGCGTTCTCGATATGCACGGCGCCCTCGGGCATACGGGCCATGCGCTGGCGGGCCTCGTTGAAGTCCACGCCCCGGCGCTCGTACATCGCGCCGAGAAGCTGCATGGCCAGCGGATCGTGCAGGCACGGCACGCCGAATGCCCTGGAGATCGCATCCGCCGTGATGTCGTCATGGGTCGGGCCGATGCCGCCGGAGGTGAAGACATAGGTATAGCGGGCGCGCAGCGCATTCAGCGCCTCGACGATGGCGTCCTCCTCGTCTCCGACGATGCGCACCTCCTTCAGGTCGATGCCGGCGAGGAAGAGCATGTCGGCGAGCTGGCCGATATTCTTGTCCTTGGTGCGGCCGGAGAGCAGTTCGTCGCCGATGGCGAGCATGGCGGCGGTGGCGATCGTGGTGGAACTCATGGGCGCTCTCCGAAGTTCGGACAGAAATGCCGACCGAAGGCGGGGGCATTGTCAATGACGGGTGAACAGTCTGTCGACCGCGCAGCTTCGTGCCGCGGTCATCTCGAAGTGCTACATCCAAGGCGAGGCCGCAATCAAGCGGAAAGCCCCTTTGCAACAGGAGACGAAGATGGCGAAAGTTCTGGTTCTTTACTACTCGGCCTACGGCCATATCGAAACGATGGCCTATGCCGTAGCGGAAGGCGCCAAGTCGGCCGGTGCGGACGTCACCGTCAAGCGCGTGCCGGAACTGGTGCCGGACGATGTCGCCAAGGCATCCTACTACAAGATGGACCAGAAGGCCGAAGTCGCCACCGTCGCCGACCTCGAGAATTATGACGCCATCATCGTCGGCGCCGGCACCCGCTTCGGCACGGTCGCCTCGCAGATGCGCAATTTCTGGGACCAGACGGGCGGTCTGTGGGCGCAGGGCAAGCTGGTCGGCAAGGTCGGTTCGGTCTTCACCTCCTCCGCCACCCAGCACGGCGGCCAGGAATCCACCATCCTCGGCTTCATTCCGACGCTGCTCCACCACGGCCTCGTCGTCGCGGGCCTGCCCTATGCCTTCCAGGGCCAGATGGGTGTTGAAGCGGTCAAGGGCGGCTCGCCCTACGGCGCTTCCACCATCACCGACGGCGACGGCTCGCGCCAGCCTTCCGAGGTGGAACTCGAAGCCGCCCGTTACCAGGGCGCTCACGTGGCGAAGATCGCCGGCAAGCTTTCGGCCTGACGTTCTCCTGAAACGTCGCTGAAGAAGAGGGTGCGGCCAGCGTCAGGGGCCGCACCCTTTTTTGTTTTCTGAAGCTCTGTGGTGAATGGTGCGGGCGGCGGGGATCGAACCCGCACAGCCAAGGCCGAGAGATTTTAAGTCTCTTGCGTCTACCAGTTTCGCCACGCCCGCTCGGCTTGCGTTCTCGATTGCGGGGGCGGGCCAGTCAAGAGCACAAATCCCGAAATGCGGCCTCACGGATAAATAAACCCCGCCAGGCCCCGCCTTCGTGCTGGATCGCCCTCGCCGGCCGATTGTAGCGGGCGACGATAAATTGTTATCTATGGTTGTTTTTTATTGAAGAACAATTTTTACTTGATATTCTTGTGGTGGTTGAGGAGGTGAATATGCATCAAAAAATTGCATTCTGCCTGGCGCTGCTGGCGTCGGGAACGGCAAATGCCGCTTCGATCTGCATCGACGGCAGTTTCATCCCTACGGGAGATACGCGGGTCATAAGTATTTATGACGAGGTCTGCCCGGGGGATAAGGGCAACTTCAACATTGTCGGGGGCGTGCAGCTGCGGGGCATCGGCGTGTGCTTCAGCGAAGCGGGCTATGCCTCCGTCATCTATCGGAACGTTACGAACAACGGCCCCGCCACGCGGGCGGGGTGGCTCAAGGATGGTGACTGCATCAAGCCGTAGGAGAGGGCTATGGACAGGATCGTATCGAAAGTTCTTCTGGCATCCGCGCTCATTCTGGCATTCCCCCAGATTTCCTCCGCCCAGATTCTTGGCGGGGTGGCCGGGGATGCCAAGGACGATGTCGAAGTGTCGTGCGGGAGTTGTTGCAGCGTGCGCAATACCGGCGGCAGAAAGGTGAGCGCCCGGTTGTCGCTGGCGCTCGGCGCAAGTGCCACGGTGATTGTTGGGCCTGGGCAAAGCGCGACCTGGTCCACGGGCGGCAGCTGTTTTTCCAGTGGTTTCGGCGTGTTTGCCAATTACGCGGACTGATCGCCGACCCGGCCGGCAGGACAGAAAAATACGGGCTGCAGGGTTCCTGCAGCCCGTACTGGTTTGCGCTCAACCGCTGATCGCGTTGAACACGAGATAGAACAGCGCCGAGATCGCCGCTGCCGAGGGCAGGGTGATGATCCAGGCCCAGACGATGTTGCTGGCGACGCCCCAGCGGACCGCGGAGACGCGGCGGGCGGCGCCGACGCCGATGATGGCGCCAGTGATCGTGTGGGTGGTCGAGACCGGGATGCCGAGCCAGGTGGCGCCGAAGAGGGTGAGGGCGCCGCCGGTTTCGGCGCAGAAGCCCTGCATCGGGTTGAGGCGGGTGATCTTGGACCCCATCGTGTGGACGATGCGCCAGCCGCCCATCAGCGTGCCGAGCGCCATGGCGGCCTGGCAGGTGATGACCACCCAGAAGGGCACGTAGAACTCGCCGCCGAGGTAGCCCTGCGAATAGAGCAGCACGGCGATGATGCCCATGGTCTTCTGCGCGTCGTTGCCGCCATGGCCGAGCGAATAGAGCGAGGCCGAGATGAACTGCATGACGCGGAAGGTGCGGTCGACGGCGAACGGCGTCTGGCGCACGAAGATCCAGGAGACGATCAGCACGAGGACCAGCGCCAGGAAGAAACCGAGGGCCGGCGACAGGAAGATGGCGCTCGCCGTCTTGATGAGGCCGCTCCACACGACGGCGTCGAAGCCGGTCCGCGCAAGGCCCGCGCCGACGAGGCCGCCGATAAGGGCGTGCGAGGAACTCGACGGGATGCCGAAGACCCAGGTGACGACGTTCCAGATGATCGCGCCCATCAGCGCCGCGAAGATGACGAGCGGGCTGACGATGGAGGGATCGATGATCCCCCTGCCCAGCGTTTCGGCGACATGCAGGCCGAAGAACAGGAAGGCGATGAAATTGAAGAACGCCGCCCACATCACCGCATATTGCGGCCGCAGCACGCGCGTCGAGACGATCGTGGCGATGGAATTGGCGGCATCGTGCAGGCCGTTCAGAAAATCGAAGAGCAGCGCGATGCCGATGAGGGCGATCAGCAACGGAAGGGCGAGGGCGGCGTCCATCAGACGTTCTCGATCACGATACCGCTGATTTCATTGGCGACGTCTTCGAAGCGGTCGACGACCTTCTCGAGTTCGCCGTAGATCTCGCTGCCGATGATATAGGCCATCGGGTCGGACTTGCCGAACTGCTTGAAGAGGTCCTTCAGGCCCTGGTCGTGCAGCTCGTCGGAGCGGCCCTCGACGCGGGTGACTTCTTCTGCGATGGCGCTGAGGCGGCCGGCATGCACGCCGATCTTGTCGAGCAGCGGAATGGCCTCGGCGACGAGGTGGGCGGCCTTGACGACCGCTTCGCCCATTTCCTGCATGCCGGGCTGGAAGCTCGTCTGCTCGAAGAGGCGGATGGTCTTGACCGTCTTGTGCATCATGTCGATGGCGTCGTCCATCGACTGGATCAGGTCCTTGATGTCGCCGCGGTCGAAGGGCGTGATGAAGCTGCGGCGAACGGCGAGCAGGACCTCGCGGGTGATCTCGTCGGCCTGGTCTTCCAGTTCGACGATGCGGTCGCAGTGTTTTTGAAGGTCCGGACCACCGGCCAGCGCCGAGCGGAGGGCTTCGGCGGCGCCGACGACGGTGCGGGAATGCTGCTCGAAGAGATCGAAGAAACGGTCCTCGCGCGGCATGAATTTGCGAAACAGCGAAAGCATGGATGCCCCTTGTGTGGCTGGGGTTGTCATGCGGCTGTCATAATTGAGCGGAAAGGCGCTGAAAAGCACTGATTCGCCGCTTGTCACAATTCTCTTGCGGTGCGGTAAACGGAGCCGGAGGGGATCAGGGCACGATCTTGAACGGCTGCTCGCTGATGGCGACGGCGCCGCTTGCGCTGTCGCGGAAGCGGTAGCGCAGCACGTAGTCGCCTGCCGGCGGGCTGCTGAGATTGAGCGTCAGCTTGGCGAAGACCTCCTGGTTGCGCACGCTACCCTTGAAGTCGAAGGAGCCGAAGGCCTTCTGTTCGGCGAGCTTCGCGCCCTTCGGATCGAGCAGTTCCAGATCGACGGTGAAATGCGATTCCAGAAGGCCGCCATCGACGGGACGCCAGGTGAGGCCGACCGGCTCGACATAGGAGATCAGCGCTTCGCCCGCCTTGAAGCTGGTATCTGCGCGCGTGGCGTACATGCCGTAGCCTTCCGGCGGCGCGGAAACGAAGATCGCCTTGCCGATGGAAAAGGGCAGGGTGGCGGCGAAGGCGCCGTAGGCGTCGCGGATCGTGTTGTGCGCGCCGACCGTATCGCCGGCCGCCGCCTGCTCCTCCGCCTTCTTCGCCGCGTCCGCAAGGGGGCCGGCCAGCGCGAGCGTCGGCGCGAGGGCGGCGACAAAGGTCAGACGCATCAGGGACTTCCACACGGACATTTGGTCTTCCTCCAGCCGGATGCCGGCCAAGATGCGAAGAAGCGTGACAACAGTCAAGGACGGGCGCCCCTCTTGTCAGTGCTTCCAGAAGAGCGGCGTCAGGATCACGAGGACGGTTAGGATTTCCAGACGTCCGAGCAGCATGAGGAAGGACAGGAGATACAGCGCCGCATCGTGAAAACCGGCGAAGGTGCCGGCCGGGCCGATCGCCTGCGTGACGCCCGGGCCGACATTCGAAAGCGACGTGGCGGCGGCCGAGATCGCCGTCAGCACGTCGTAGCCCATGAGGGCCAGCAGGATCGCACCGATGGCGGAGATCGCCACGAAGGTGATGAAGAACAGGAAGACGTTGCGCTGCAGGTCCGCGTCGACCGTCATCGGCCCATAGCGCACGGCATGGATGCCGTCGGGATAGATGAGGCGGTAGAGGCCGGTGCGGATGAAGTTGAAGAGGATGATCAGGCGATAGGCCTTGATGCCGCCCGCCGTCGAGCCGGAGCAGCCGCCCATGAAGGTGGCGACGAAGGCGAGCGCGACGATGAAATGGCCCCATTGGGTGTAGTCGTCGCTGGAAAAGCCGGTGGTGGAGAGGATGGAGGAGACGGTGAAGAAGGAATGCGCAAGCGCCTCATGGAAGTCGACGCCGTTCTGGAGGCGCTGGAAGATGCTGGCGGCAATGGAGAAGAGCGCAAGGTAGCCGAGGAACACGCGGATCTGCGGATCGCGCCAGGCGTCCACCCGCCCGCGCACCACGATGAGAATCAGCACGGAGAAGGGCAGGCTGCTCAGCGTCATGAAGAAGGTGGCGGCCCACAGCAGCGGCAGGCTCTTGAAGTAGCCGAAGGAGGCGTCGTGCGTGGAAAGCCCGCCGGTGGCGACGGTGGACATGGCGTTGTTCAACGCATCGAAATGGCTCATGCCGAGCGCGGCATAGGTGACGGCGCAGATGAGGGTTATCGACACATAGATGGCGAGGAAGGCGCGGGTGTAGCTGGCGATGCGGGCGAAGGGCTTGTCGGCGGTATCGGACGATTCGAGCTTGAAGAAGGACATGCCCCCGACGCGCAGATACGGCATGATGAAGAGGCCGAGCGCCAGGATGCCGATGCCGCCGAGCCAGTGCAGCAGCGAGCGCCACATCAGGATGCCGGGCGGGGCATGATCGAGGCCGACGATGACGGTGGAGCCTGTCGTGCTGATCGCGGAAACCGATTCGAAGAAGGCCTGCGCGAAGGTGAGTTTCAGCGAGGACAGCCAGAGCGGGATCGCGCCGATGAAGGTCGCGCTCAGCCAGAGCAGGTTCACCACCAGAAAGCCCATCCGCTTGTTGAAGGGCGGCGGGCCGGCACGTGTCGCAACGGCTGTGGCGAGCGAGAGGCCGCCGGTGAAGAAGGCGGACAGCAGGAAGACTTCCCAATCGGGATGCCCATAGTAGACGTCGATGAAGGCCGGGATGAGCATCGCCAGCGAAAGGTAGGTTCCGCTGATGGCTGCGATGTGGATGGCGGACCGGAAAATCGTGGCGTTCAAGGAAAATCGTCCTGCGTGCCGGCTGGCTCAAGGTCTGTCTCGAAGGGCCGCGCGGCCGGGACGGGTGGTGTCCGTCGCTGCGATATGCAATAGCCTTTGCATTGTCCAAACTCAAGGATGGCATCGAACGGCATGAAACCGGACGTCGACGCGGCCTGCGAAGCATTGCGCGGGCTCTTTCCCGAAACACCGCTCCAGCTCAACGAACACCTTTCCGCCCGCTACGGCGCGGAAATCTACCTGAAGCGCGAAGATCTCTCGCCGGTGCGCTCCTACAAGATCCGGGGCGCCTTCAACTTCTTCCGCAAGGTTCTGGCGGAGCCGGACGGCGCACGCAGCTTCGTCTGCGCCTCGGCCGGCAACCACGCGCAGGGCTTCGCCTTCGTCTGCCGCCATTTCGGCGTGCCGGGCGTGGTCTTCATGCCGGTGACGACGCCGCAGCAGAAGATCGACAAGACGCGCATATTCGGCGGCGAGTTCGTGACGATCAGGCTCGTCGGCGACTTTTTCGACCAGTGCTACAAGGCCGCCCGCGACCATGCGGAAGCGACCGGCGCACTGATGGTGCCGCCCTTCGACCATGCGGATATCATCGAGGGGCAGGCGACGGTGGCGGCGGAGATCGTCGCCCAGCTCGGCGAAGGAAAGCTGCCGGACCTCGTGGTCCTGCCCGTTGGCGGCGGGGGCCTCGCCTCG
Protein-coding sequences here:
- a CDS encoding endonuclease/exonuclease/phosphatase family protein yields the protein MPTDRRRGPLDLAYRVLVLPGVIAYLFAVSIVVLAADRFWLVDLLTFAWPYVGAAGIFLVLAALVTRRMKAIVIALAGLAIATIPAFDVPTARPATAGTGLKVLTANLFVENVEDLAVFIDLLRREKPDIVVLQETTAAWAQAISASGLYPFESSTQSREQENLKVFSTLPIRAESALQRAFTEKYAHKHPLRLELDLNGRPLFLYAFHPETPRRLWQWRDRNAYLAAAADAIKGDLQKAPVIVAGDWNTPTWSPFFRGFLKQAGLTSTAGGWLQPVTRFSMRLDTIAYIGASIDHIAVSPDILLHERRVGPYFGSNHLPVIAELSLPQT
- a CDS encoding replication-associated recombination protein A, coding for MSDLFAPREPEGMAAKRPLADRLRPRTLGEVSGQAHLTGPDGVLSRMIEAGSLGSMIFWGPPGTGKTTVARLLSGETGLAFEQISAIFSGVADLKKVFEAARQRRMGGRQTLLFVDEIHRFNRAQQDSFLPVMEDGTIVLVGATTENPSFELNAALLSRARVLTFKPHDEESLEELLKRAEAVEEKPLPLDEEARASLLRMADGDGRAVLTLAEEVWRAARAGETFGQDDLFRIVQRRAPVYDKSQDGHYNLISALHKAVRGSDPDAALYYLTRMLDAGEDPLFLCRRMVRMAVEDIGLADPQALVVCNAAKDAYDFLGSPEGELALAQACVYIATAPKSNAVYTAYKSAMRAAKENGSLLPPKHILNAPTKLMKGEGYGDGYRYDHDEPDAFSGQDYFPEKMGRRTFYDPPERGFERELRKRLEWWAKLRRERG
- a CDS encoding DUF1883 domain-containing protein, with protein sequence MAHNFSYTHYDLDMQRSGTVIEITLSAIANVRLMTHANFDLFKNARQHKFLGGVAKQSPIRLQIPQSGHWHVVVDMEGHVGKAESSIKMVPQAPQKPAPRFGAA
- a CDS encoding competence/damage-inducible protein A, encoding MSSTTIATAAMLAIGDELLSGRTKDKNIGQLADMLFLAGIDLKEVRIVGDEEDAIVEALNALRARYTYVFTSGGIGPTHDDITADAISRAFGVPCLHDPLAMQLLGAMYERRGVDFNEARQRMARMPEGAVHIENAVSTAPGFHIGNVYVMAGVPQVFTAMLGTVVPKLEGGKPMLSRSVASPFGEGDIGSALAAIQKNHPETSIGSYPRFSENRFSTEIVIRSREEAPAEAAERDILAMIAEIAAAKAAS
- a CDS encoding universal stress protein; the protein is MTYKTIVAVLSAAEDAGKVTDHALALARRTGGHVIGIHAESPVVVTLIAPMEYPDPNAVLELQERAQQQSREVEQAFRSRCARDDISYEWRLFTGTAGYASAGVIDSARGADIVLAGQFDPDLDGPAREDIEDLLYESGRPVYLVSNAPAGPEPVDRVLVAWNGSREAARAVFDALPFLTAAKDVEVFAVDPPETAMQSRDFSGAELAAALARHGVNTTVTSGATGGHSVAETLNRRATEIDAGLIVMGAYSHSRLRQRLFGGVTSAMMRGARVPVLMSR
- the gpt gene encoding xanthine phosphoribosyltransferase, which codes for MSLPDKAFPVSWDQFHRDARALAWRLADGDREWKAIVCITRGGLVPAAVISRELNIRLIETVCVASYHDYVSQGDMHVLKGISPELTQHGGEGILIVDDLTDTGKTAAQVRAMLPKAHFAAVYAKPKGRPLVDTFVTEVSQDTWIYFPWDMGFTYQEPIAKGPRS
- a CDS encoding alpha/beta hydrolase family protein, whose translation is MTPPFLFTGPQDAPVTLLLAHGSGAPMDSPAMNAAAAALAGEGLRVARFEFAYMAARRADGSRRPPPKAETLNPEFRAAVAGLGASGKLVIGGKSMGGRVASMVADALHAEGCVAGLLCLGYPFHPPEKPAQLRTAHLMTLSVPALICQGTRDPFGTREEVPGYGLPERIRFLWLEDGDHDLKPRKSISGFSAADHLATMAKTVRTWTQSL